A genomic segment from Glycine max cultivar Williams 82 chromosome 1, Glycine_max_v4.0, whole genome shotgun sequence encodes:
- the LOC100527584 gene encoding uncharacterized protein LOC100527584 — MYNSEHNKGDHQHHHQCAPPMSPRISFSNDFVDVKQAMKQEQRGSSRSDAPVSSDFEFSVANYSMMSADELFFKGRLMSTYNKDNCNNNNKNNHMMMMQQQRATTTTTTTLKEELLINDDDHDHDFSLRPPKPSSTRWKGLLGLRKTHIGSKKPHKSTEGGSSDATRSALVNDSPPTSITSSQEVLNEGGSSCRDLEIGI; from the exons ATGTACAACTCAGAGCACAACAAGGGTGatcatcaacatcatcatcaatgCGCTCCTCCAATGAGCCCAAGAATCTCTTTCTCAAATGATTTCGTGGATGTGAAACAAGCCATGAAGCAAGAACAAAGAGGCTCATCCAGATCAGACGCGCCAGTATCTTCAGATTTCGAGTTTTCAGTGGCAAACTACTCCATGATGAGTGCTGATGAACTTTTCTTCAAGGGCAGGTTGATGTCCACGTATAACAAGGACAattgcaacaacaacaacaaaaacaaccacATGATGATGATGCAGCAGCAGAgggccaccaccaccaccaccaccactctcAAGGAAGAGCTCCTTATAAATGACGATGATCATGATCATGATTTTTCTCTCAGGCCTCCCAAGCCCTCCTCAACGAGGTGGAAGGGACTTTTGGGTCTTAGAAAGACCCACATTGGCTCTAAGAAGCCTCACAAAAGTACTGAAGGTGGTTCTTCAGATGCAACAAGGTCTGCATTGGTCAATGATTCACCTCCAACTAGTATCACTTCTTCTCAG GAGGTGTTGAATGAAGGAGGCTCAAGTTGCAGAGATTTGGAGATTGGCATATAA